Proteins from a genomic interval of Quercus lobata isolate SW786 chromosome 11, ValleyOak3.0 Primary Assembly, whole genome shotgun sequence:
- the LOC115969327 gene encoding phytosulfokine receptor 1-like, translated as MFLRGFCLFFVLMALSLSFELPNLNSETLTCNPDDLRALTGFSNCLESTILEWNWNSTDSPGCCAWTGVTCDNSTGFDRRVAGLELGSKRLVGKICGSLAELNQLRVLNFSHNFLGGSLPDNLFNLQNIEIIDISNNAFVGSINNKGMCTISTKIRVLNFSNNYFSGEVPKDLANCTSLQHLSFDENILSGSLPESLFQLKNLSELNLQVNNISGSLSNGIGNLSNLVKLDISFNLFSGVLPDIFTRLARLEQFSASSNLFIGHLPTSLVNSPSLQMLNLNKNSLSGPINLNCSAMKNLVSLGLGSNLFHGPIPNSLFFCRGLKTLNLGRNNLSGELPHNFKNLKSLTQLSLSNTSLSNILSTLRILQHCRNLSMLGLTRNFHDEQIPNDVSLEFKNLNSLILANCQLRGPIPEWLSRCHKLQFLDLSWNHLGGNIPSWFGKFESLFYLDLSNNSLKGEIPKSLTELRSLISGKVTIEEPLSSFELNTAGQGGPSLSYRQISSFRPTIDLSYNILQGPIWPGFGNLKRLHVLNLKENKFSGPIPNDLSGMTGLEKLDLSHNKLSGEIPHSLINLSFLSNFNVSYNQLCGKIPRGSQFDTFLNTSFEGNNGLCYAQCTCQSEQIPILSPRKRKRTIIGLPFKIGAATGFVLTVICCFISGWALPKPHKRKYIRFVTS; from the coding sequence ATGTTCTTAAGAGGTTTctgtttgttctttgttttaatGGCTCTAAGTCTAAGTTTCGAGCTACCAAACCTGAATTCTGAGACACTGACATGCAATCCAGATGACTTAAGAGCCTTAACTGGTTTCTCCAATTGTTTAGAATCAACAATTCTTGAATGGAACTGGAACAGCACAGACTCTCCTGGTTGCTGCGCTTGGACTGGTGTCACCTGTGATAATTCCACTGGTTTTGACAGAAGGGTAGCTGGCTTGGAACTTGGCAGCAAAAGACTTGTTgggaagatttgtggatctttGGCAGAATTGAATCAATTGAGAGTTCTGAACTTCTCTCATAATTTCCTTGGGGGGTCCCTTCCAGATAACTTGTTTAATCTGCAAAACATAGAGATCATAGACATAAGCAACAATGCTTTTGTTGGGTCCATCAACAACAAAGGTATGTGTACAATATCTACAAAAATTCGAGTGCTAAATTTCTCTAATAACTATTTTTCTGGAGAAGTTCCAAAAGATTTGGCAAATTGTACTTCCCTACAACATCTCTCttttgatgaaaatattttgtcaggGAGTTTGCCTGAGAGTCTCTTCCAGCTAAAAAATCTTAGTGAACTGAATCTTCAGGTTAATAACATATCTGGGTCACTGAGTAATGGAATTGGTAACCTCTCTAACCTTGTTAAACTGGATATCTCCTTTAATTTGTTCTCTGGAGTTCTTCCAGACATTTTTACTAGACTAGCAAGGCTTGAGCAATTCTCAGCCAGTTCAAATTTATTCATTGGTCATTTGCCTACTTCTTTAGTAAACTCCCCATCACTTCAAATgttaaatttgaacaaaaattctCTAAGTGGTCCTATCAACCTCAACTGTTCTGCAATGAAAAATCTTGTCTCCTTAGGTCTTGGTTCGAATCTGTTCCACGGCCCAATTCCTAATAGTCTTTTCTTCTGCAGAGGATTGAAAACACTCAATCTTGGGCGCAACAACCTTAGCGGTGAACTCCCTCATAACTTCAAGAATTTGAAGTCTCTAACACAGCTTTCACTGTCAAACACTAGCCTTAGTAATATATTATCAACTCTTAGGATTCTACAACATTGTAGGAATTTAAGTATGTTGGGCCTTACAAGGAACTTTCATGATGAACAAATTCCAAATGATGTGAGTCTGGAATTCAAAAACCTCAACAGTCTAATTCTTGCCAATTGTCAACTCAGAGGTCCAATCCCGGAATGGTTGAGTCGTTGCCACAAGTTGCAGTTTTTGGATTTGTCTTGGAATCATTTGGGTGGAAACATACCATCATGGTTCGGAAAGTTTGAATCTCTCTTTTACTTGGATTTGTCAAATAACTCTCTCAAAGGTGAAATTCCAAAGAGTTTGACTGAACTTCGGAGCCTAATAAGTGGGAAGGTCACAATAGAAGAGCCTTTGTCAAGCTTTGAACTTAACACTGCTGGACAAGGTGGACCAAGCTTGAGTTATAGGCAAATTTCAAGCTTTCGACCAACTATAGACCTGAGTTACAACATTCTCCAAGGCCCAATCTGGCCAGGTTTTGGGAATTTGAAAAGGCTTCATGTTTTGAATCTGAAAGAGAATAAATTTTCAGGCCCTATTCCAAATGATTTATCAGGCATGACAGGCTTGGAAAAACTTGATTTGTCTCACAATAAACTATCAGGAGAGATACCTCATTCATTGATAAATCTTAGCTTTCTGTCAAATTTCAACGTATCCTATAATCAGCTGTGTGGGAAAATTCCTCGAGGAAGCCAGTTCGATACTTTTCTGAATACAAGCTTTGAGGGAAACAATGGTCTTTGTTATGCACAGTGTACTTGCCAGTCTGAACAAATTCCTATTCTTTCtccaagaaagagaaagaggacaATTATTGGTCTACCATTTAAAATTGGAGCTGCAACAGGTTTTGTTCTTACTGTCATTTGTTGCTTCATATCCGGATGGGCACTGCCAAAGCCGCACAAAAGGAAGTACATAAGATTTGTTACCTCATAA